A region of Arabidopsis thaliana chromosome 5, partial sequence DNA encodes the following proteins:
- the SGF29b gene encoding SGF29 tudor-like domain-containing protein (SGF29 tudor-like domain; FUNCTIONS IN: molecular_function unknown; INVOLVED IN: biological_process unknown; LOCATED IN: cellular_component unknown; EXPRESSED IN: 23 plant structures; EXPRESSED DURING: 15 growth stages; CONTAINS InterPro DOMAIN/s: SAGA-associated factor 29 (InterPro:IPR010750); BEST Arabidopsis thaliana protein match is: SGF29 tudor-like domain (TAIR:AT3G27460.1).): MSSPDIVGILENTKELDRLRKDQEEVLVEINKMHKKLQASPEIVEKPGDISLAKLKNLYIQAKELSENEVTVSNILLTQLDLLLPYGPTGQQRRKLGEGNDQKRKRMKVDSDVIRLSPSMRNQIEAYASLKGEQVAARVTAESADKDEWFVVKVIHFDRETKEVEVLDEEPGDDEEGSGQRTYKLPMLCILPFPKRNDPSNTQEFPPGKHVLAVYPGTTALYKATVVSTPRKRKSDEYLLEFDDDEEDGALPQRTVPFHKVVALPEGHRQ; encoded by the exons ATGTCGTCACCAGACATTGTCGGAATTTTGGAAAACACGAAGGAACTTGATCGGTTAAGGAAAGACCAAGAAGAAGTTTTGGTTGAGATCAATAAGATGCATAAAAAGCTTCAAGCTT CTCCTGAGATAGTTGAGAAGCCTGGTGATATTTCATTAGCAAAGCTTAAGAATTTGTACATTCAAGCGAAAGAGCTCTCAGAAAATGAAGTAAC CGTATCGAACATTTTGCTTACTCAGTTGGATTTGCTGCTTCCATATGGACCAACAGGgcagcaaagaagaaagttaGGCG AAGGTAATGAtcagaagaggaagaggatgaAAGTTGATTCAGATGTAATAAGACTTTCTCCTTCCATGAGAAATCAAATCGAAGCATATGCAAGTCTTAAGGGTGAACAG GTTGCTGCAAGAGTTACTGCAGAGAGTGCTGATAAGGATGAATGGTTTGTGGTTAAAGTTATTCACTTcgatagagaaacaaaaga AGTTGAAGTACTTGATGAAGAACcaggagatgatgaagaaggaagcGGTCAGAG GACCTATAAGTTGCCAATGTTATGCATTTTACCATTCCCAAAGCGAAACGATCCTTCGAACACCCAAGAGTTTCCACCGGGTAAACACGTCTTAGCTGTATATCCCGGGACAACAGCACTCTACAAAGCAACTGTAGTAAGTACCCCACGAaag AGGAAGTCTGACGA GTATTTGCTTGAATTCGacgatgatgaggaagatggAGCATTGCCTCAAAGAACAGTACCTTTCCACAAAGTGGTAGCTTTACCAGAAGGTCATCGCCAGTGA
- the SGF29b gene encoding SGF29 tudor-like domain-containing protein has translation MSSPDIVGILENTKELDRLRKDQEEVLVEINKMHKKLQASPEIVEKPGDISLAKLKNLYIQAKELSENEVTVSNILLTQLDLLLPYGPTGQQRRKLGEGNDQKRKRMKVDSDVIRLSPSMRNQIEAYASLKGEQVAARVTAESADKDEWFVVKVIHFDRETKEVEVLDEEPGDDEEGSGQRTYKLPMLCILPFPKRNDPSNTQEFPPGKHVLAVYPGTTALYKATVVSTPRKVSFFVTTICIYLYNLSFCLKTTNLELLNMDVNSSNIRGSLTSICLNSTMMRKMEHCLKEQYLSTKW, from the exons ATGTCGTCACCAGACATTGTCGGAATTTTGGAAAACACGAAGGAACTTGATCGGTTAAGGAAAGACCAAGAAGAAGTTTTGGTTGAGATCAATAAGATGCATAAAAAGCTTCAAGCTT CTCCTGAGATAGTTGAGAAGCCTGGTGATATTTCATTAGCAAAGCTTAAGAATTTGTACATTCAAGCGAAAGAGCTCTCAGAAAATGAAGTAAC CGTATCGAACATTTTGCTTACTCAGTTGGATTTGCTGCTTCCATATGGACCAACAGGgcagcaaagaagaaagttaGGCG AAGGTAATGAtcagaagaggaagaggatgaAAGTTGATTCAGATGTAATAAGACTTTCTCCTTCCATGAGAAATCAAATCGAAGCATATGCAAGTCTTAAGGGTGAACAG GTTGCTGCAAGAGTTACTGCAGAGAGTGCTGATAAGGATGAATGGTTTGTGGTTAAAGTTATTCACTTcgatagagaaacaaaaga AGTTGAAGTACTTGATGAAGAACcaggagatgatgaagaaggaagcGGTCAGAG GACCTATAAGTTGCCAATGTTATGCATTTTACCATTCCCAAAGCGAAACGATCCTTCGAACACCCAAGAGTTTCCACCGGGTAAACACGTCTTAGCTGTATATCCCGGGACAACAGCACTCTACAAAGCAACTGTAGTAAGTACCCCACGAaaggttagtttttttgtcACAACCATATGCATCTATCTTTATAACTTGTCTTTTTGTCTGAAAACCACTAACCTCGAGCTATTGAACATGGATGTCAATTCCTCCAACATCAGAGGAAGTCTGACGA GTATTTGCTTGAATTCGacgatgatgaggaagatggAGCATTGCCTCAAAGAACAGTACCTTTCCACAAAGTGGTAG
- the SGF29b gene encoding SGF29 tudor-like domain-containing protein (SGF29 tudor-like domain; CONTAINS InterPro DOMAIN/s: SAGA-associated factor 29 (InterPro:IPR010750); BEST Arabidopsis thaliana protein match is: SGF29 tudor-like domain (TAIR:AT3G27460.1); Has 300 Blast hits to 300 proteins in 142 species: Archae - 0; Bacteria - 0; Metazoa - 120; Fungi - 107; Plants - 46; Viruses - 0; Other Eukaryotes - 27 (source: NCBI BLink).), with protein sequence MSSPDIVGILENTKELDRLRKDQEEVLVEINKMHKKLQASPEIVEKPGDISLAKLKNLYIQAKELSENEVTVSNILLTQLDLLLPYGPTGQQRRKLGVVAEGNDQKRKRMKVDSDVIRLSPSMRNQIEAYASLKGEQVAARVTAESADKDEWFVVKVIHFDRETKEVEVLDEEPGDDEEGSGQRTYKLPMLCILPFPKRNDPSNTQEFPPGKHVLAVYPGTTALYKATVVSTPRKRKSDEYLLEFDDDEEDGALPQRTVPFHKVVALPEGHRQ encoded by the exons ATGTCGTCACCAGACATTGTCGGAATTTTGGAAAACACGAAGGAACTTGATCGGTTAAGGAAAGACCAAGAAGAAGTTTTGGTTGAGATCAATAAGATGCATAAAAAGCTTCAAGCTT CTCCTGAGATAGTTGAGAAGCCTGGTGATATTTCATTAGCAAAGCTTAAGAATTTGTACATTCAAGCGAAAGAGCTCTCAGAAAATGAAGTAAC CGTATCGAACATTTTGCTTACTCAGTTGGATTTGCTGCTTCCATATGGACCAACAGGgcagcaaagaagaaagttaGGCG TGGTGGCAGAAGGTAATGAtcagaagaggaagaggatgaAAGTTGATTCAGATGTAATAAGACTTTCTCCTTCCATGAGAAATCAAATCGAAGCATATGCAAGTCTTAAGGGTGAACAG GTTGCTGCAAGAGTTACTGCAGAGAGTGCTGATAAGGATGAATGGTTTGTGGTTAAAGTTATTCACTTcgatagagaaacaaaaga AGTTGAAGTACTTGATGAAGAACcaggagatgatgaagaaggaagcGGTCAGAG GACCTATAAGTTGCCAATGTTATGCATTTTACCATTCCCAAAGCGAAACGATCCTTCGAACACCCAAGAGTTTCCACCGGGTAAACACGTCTTAGCTGTATATCCCGGGACAACAGCACTCTACAAAGCAACTGTAGTAAGTACCCCACGAaag AGGAAGTCTGACGA GTATTTGCTTGAATTCGacgatgatgaggaagatggAGCATTGCCTCAAAGAACAGTACCTTTCCACAAAGTGGTAGCTTTACCAGAAGGTCATCGCCAGTGA
- the SGF29b gene encoding SGF29 tudor-like domain-containing protein — MSSPDIVGILENTKELDRLRKDQEEVLVEINKMHKKLQASPEIVEKPGDISLAKLKNLYIQAKELSENEVTVSNILLTQLDLLLPYGPTGQQRRKLGVVAEGNDQKRKRMKVDSDVIRLSPSMRNQIEAYASLKGEQVAARVTAESADKDEWFVVKVIHFDRETKEVEVLDEEPGDDEEGSGQRTYKLPMLCILPFPKRNDPSNTQEFPPGKHVLAVYPGTTALYKATVVSTPRKVSFFVTTICIYLYNLSFCLKTTNLELLNMDVNSSNIRGSLTSICLNSTMMRKMEHCLKEQYLSTKW, encoded by the exons ATGTCGTCACCAGACATTGTCGGAATTTTGGAAAACACGAAGGAACTTGATCGGTTAAGGAAAGACCAAGAAGAAGTTTTGGTTGAGATCAATAAGATGCATAAAAAGCTTCAAGCTT CTCCTGAGATAGTTGAGAAGCCTGGTGATATTTCATTAGCAAAGCTTAAGAATTTGTACATTCAAGCGAAAGAGCTCTCAGAAAATGAAGTAAC CGTATCGAACATTTTGCTTACTCAGTTGGATTTGCTGCTTCCATATGGACCAACAGGgcagcaaagaagaaagttaGGCG TGGTGGCAGAAGGTAATGAtcagaagaggaagaggatgaAAGTTGATTCAGATGTAATAAGACTTTCTCCTTCCATGAGAAATCAAATCGAAGCATATGCAAGTCTTAAGGGTGAACAG GTTGCTGCAAGAGTTACTGCAGAGAGTGCTGATAAGGATGAATGGTTTGTGGTTAAAGTTATTCACTTcgatagagaaacaaaaga AGTTGAAGTACTTGATGAAGAACcaggagatgatgaagaaggaagcGGTCAGAG GACCTATAAGTTGCCAATGTTATGCATTTTACCATTCCCAAAGCGAAACGATCCTTCGAACACCCAAGAGTTTCCACCGGGTAAACACGTCTTAGCTGTATATCCCGGGACAACAGCACTCTACAAAGCAACTGTAGTAAGTACCCCACGAaaggttagtttttttgtcACAACCATATGCATCTATCTTTATAACTTGTCTTTTTGTCTGAAAACCACTAACCTCGAGCTATTGAACATGGATGTCAATTCCTCCAACATCAGAGGAAGTCTGACGA GTATTTGCTTGAATTCGacgatgatgaggaagatggAGCATTGCCTCAAAGAACAGTACCTTTCCACAAAGTGGTAG
- the DEG13 gene encoding protease Do-like protein (DegP protease 13 (DegP13); FUNCTIONS IN: serine-type peptidase activity, catalytic activity, serine-type endopeptidase activity; INVOLVED IN: proteolysis; LOCATED IN: endomembrane system; CONTAINS InterPro DOMAIN/s: Serine endopeptidase DegP2 (InterPro:IPR015724), Serine/cysteine peptidase, trypsin-like (InterPro:IPR009003), Peptidase S1C, HrtA/DegP2/Q/S (InterPro:IPR001940), Peptidase S1/S6, chymotrypsin/Hap (InterPro:IPR001254), PDZ/DHR/GLGF (InterPro:IPR001478); BEST Arabidopsis thaliana protein match is: DegP protease 10 (TAIR:AT5G36950.1); Has 30201 Blast hits to 17322 proteins in 780 species: Archae - 12; Bacteria - 1396; Metazoa - 17338; Fungi - 3422; Plants - 5037; Viruses - 0; Other Eukaryotes - 2996 (source: NCBI BLink).), with protein MIQLNEPLTHVRTKPILISLEFESPGRKTIDSVATESVLNSVVKINTFSSKPNICYPWQNKPQKKSKGSGFVIPGKMIITNAHVVANHILVLVIKRGSPKKYKAEVKAIGRECDLAILVIESKEFWEDMNPLELGDMPFLQESVNVIGYPTGGENISVTKGVVSRIESMDYAHGAINLPAIQTDAAMNPGNSGGPVCIGNKVVGVAFQTLGHSNNIGCLIPAPVVKHFITGVEKTGQYVGFCSLNLSYQHMDAQTRSHFKMNSEMTGILIYNINQHSDALNILKKYDVILSIDGVAIENDGTVIIPNRERTRLDDLVSLKQLGETILLKILREGKMHEFNITLRPVQRLVPAGQIDNNPSYYIFAGFVFVPLRKQHFKGSNGEQIVVISEVLADVINVEYYMYKHLKVNSVNKVKVENLKHLCELIEKCCTKDLRLELGDGRVIILDYQFAKSSTSLILERHRVPWAMSKDLMTDQSTTCSSTRLY; from the exons ATGATTCAATTGAATGAACCATTAACACATGTTCGAACCAAACCGATACTCATCAGCCTTGAATTCGAATCTCCCGGTAGA AAAACGATTGACTCGGTGGCTACTGAGTCGGTGTTAAACTCGGTGGTGAAGATCAACACTTTTTCTAGCAAGCCTAACATTTGTTATCCTTGGCAAAATAAgccacaaaaaaaatccaaaggctcag ggtttgtgatTCCGGGGAAGATGATTATTACAAACGCTCATGTGGTGGCTAATCACATATTGGTGCTAGTCATAAAGCGTGGCTCACCAAAGAAGTACAAAGCAGAAGTTAAAGCTATTGGGCGTGAATGTGATTTGGCTATTTTGGTGATCGAAAGCAAAGAGTTTTGGGAAGATATGAATCCTTTGGAGCTTGGAGACATGCCCTTTTTGCAAGAATCAGTAAATGTTATTGGCTATCCAACAG GTGGTGAGAATATCTCCGTTACAAAAGGTGTTGTGTCTAGAATAGAATCAATGGATTATGCTCACGGTGCCATTAATCTACCGGCAATACAAACAGATGCAGCAATGAACCCTGGCAATAGTGGTGGTCCGGTTTGCATAGGAAACAAAGTTGTTGGTGTAGCATTTCAAACCCTTGGACATTCTAATAACATAGG GTGCTTAATCCCAGCTCCAGTGGTTAAACATTTTATAACCGGTGTTGAAAAAACCGGTCAATACGTTGGCTTCTGCTCGCTAAATCTATCATACCAACATATGGATGCACAAACTCGTAGTCATTTTAAGATGAATTCTGAGATGACAGGGATCCttatatacaatattaatCAACATTCGGATGCTCtcaatattcttaaaaaatatgacGTTATTCTTTCAATCGATGGCGTTGCTATAGAAAATGATGGTACAG TTATTATACCAAACAGAGAAAGGACAAGGTTGgatgatttggtttctttgaagCAATTAGGTGAAACAATcttacttaaaattttaagagaGGGAAAAATGCATGAGTTCAATATTACTCTGAGGCCA GTGCAACGGCTAGTTCCAGCAGGTCAAATTGACAACAACCCAAGTTATTACATATTCGCTGGTTTTGTCTTTGTGCCTCTCCgtaaacaacattttaaaGGTTCCAACGGTGAACAAATTGTAGTGATTTCTGAG GTATTAGCTGATGTGATCAATGTAGAATACTACATGTACAAGCATTTGAAG GTGAACAGCGTCAACAAAGTGAAGGTGGAGAATCTAAAGCATTTGTGTGAACTCATAGAGAAATGTTGCACCAAGGATTTGAGGCTAGAATTAGGAGATGGTCGAGTAATAATCTTGGATTATCAGTTTGCGAAAAGTTCcacttctttgattttggaacGTCATAGAGTACCATGGGCCATGTCCAAAGATCTCATGACTGATCAATCGACCACTTGTTCGAGTACGAGATTATATTAA
- a CDS encoding Surfeit locus protein 2 (SURF2) (Surfeit locus protein 2 (SURF2); CONTAINS InterPro DOMAIN/s: Surfeit locus 2 (InterPro:IPR008833); BEST Arabidopsis thaliana protein match is: Surfeit locus protein 2 (SURF2) (TAIR:AT5G14440.1); Has 35333 Blast hits to 34131 proteins in 2444 species: Archae - 798; Bacteria - 22429; Metazoa - 974; Fungi - 991; Plants - 531; Viruses - 0; Other Eukaryotes - 9610 (source: NCBI BLink).) — MMKEKAKEGKSLFGSPTFVDLGNGRLRCVETGHEVLAGDVESYARNKRCRLGLINHALSLGKPPLNMFSQCPLSRSKLVCKLTGDTVNKNEEHIWKHVNGKRFLHKLEQVERGAGSSGRTEETQVNNPRHNKEDSGSEESDFWMPKSSSDSELDEETDEENCKGSHCDDKESEELSERTKRMSLEIGPSSFASRKKKSKNDELS; from the exons atgatgaaggagaaggcGAAAGAAGGGAAGAGTCTGTTTGGGTCTCCGACGTTCGTTGATCTTGGAAACGGACGGCTCAGATGCGTCGAGACTGGTCACGAGGTTTTAGCGGGAGACGTAGAATCATACGCTCGTAACAAACGGTGTCGTTTAGGACTCATCAATCACGCTTTGTCTCTAGGAAAGCCTCCTCTCAACATGTTCTCGCAATGCCCACTTTCTCG CTCGAAACTTGTGTGCAAGCTAACTGGAGATACTGTGAACAAGAACGAGGAACATATCTGGAAACACGTGAATGGGAAAAGATTTCTTCACAAATTAG AGCAAGTGGAAAGAGGAGCTGGATCAAGCGGAAGGACTGAGGAAACACAAGTAAACAATCCAAGACACAATAAGGAAGATTCTGGTTCTGAGGAATCCGACTTTTGGATGCCTAAGTCAAGTTCTGATTCAGAGTTAGATGAAGAGACTGATGAAGAAAACTGTAAAG GTTCTCATTGTGATGACAAAGAATCTGAAGAGCTCTCAGAAAG AACAAAGAGAATGTCACTAGAGATTGGACCAAGTAGCTTTGCTTCtaggaagaaaaagagtaagaaTGATGAGTTGTCTTAA
- a CDS encoding Surfeit locus protein 2 (SURF2) (Surfeit locus protein 2 (SURF2); FUNCTIONS IN: molecular_function unknown; INVOLVED IN: biological_process unknown; LOCATED IN: cellular_component unknown; CONTAINS InterPro DOMAIN/s: Surfeit locus 2 (InterPro:IPR008833); BEST Arabidopsis thaliana protein match is: Surfeit locus protein 2 (SURF2) (TAIR:AT5G14440.1); Has 83 Blast hits to 79 proteins in 33 species: Archae - 0; Bacteria - 0; Metazoa - 37; Fungi - 2; Plants - 33; Viruses - 0; Other Eukaryotes - 11 (source: NCBI BLink).), whose translation MMKEKAKEGKSLFGSPTFVDLGNGRLRCVETGHEVLAGDVESYARNKRCRLGLINHALSLGKPPLNMFSQCPLSRIENGLKFSKLVCKLTGDTVNKNEEHIWKHVNGKRFLHKLEQVERGAGSSGRTEETQVNNPRHNKEDSGSEESDFWMPKSSSDSELDEETDEENCKGSHCDDKESEELSERTKRMSLEIGPSSFASRKKKSKNDELS comes from the exons atgatgaaggagaaggcGAAAGAAGGGAAGAGTCTGTTTGGGTCTCCGACGTTCGTTGATCTTGGAAACGGACGGCTCAGATGCGTCGAGACTGGTCACGAGGTTTTAGCGGGAGACGTAGAATCATACGCTCGTAACAAACGGTGTCGTTTAGGACTCATCAATCACGCTTTGTCTCTAGGAAAGCCTCCTCTCAACATGTTCTCGCAATGCCCACTTTCTCG CATCGAAAATGGTTTAAAGTT CTCGAAACTTGTGTGCAAGCTAACTGGAGATACTGTGAACAAGAACGAGGAACATATCTGGAAACACGTGAATGGGAAAAGATTTCTTCACAAATTAG AGCAAGTGGAAAGAGGAGCTGGATCAAGCGGAAGGACTGAGGAAACACAAGTAAACAATCCAAGACACAATAAGGAAGATTCTGGTTCTGAGGAATCCGACTTTTGGATGCCTAAGTCAAGTTCTGATTCAGAGTTAGATGAAGAGACTGATGAAGAAAACTGTAAAG GTTCTCATTGTGATGACAAAGAATCTGAAGAGCTCTCAGAAAG AACAAAGAGAATGTCACTAGAGATTGGACCAAGTAGCTTTGCTTCtaggaagaaaaagagtaagaaTGATGAGTTGTCTTAA
- the PBB2 gene encoding 20S proteasome beta subunit PBB2 (20S proteasome beta subunit PBB2 (PBB2); FUNCTIONS IN: peptidase activity, endopeptidase activity, threonine-type endopeptidase activity; INVOLVED IN: ubiquitin-dependent protein catabolic process; LOCATED IN: proteasome core complex, proteasome complex; EXPRESSED IN: 23 plant structures; EXPRESSED DURING: 13 growth stages; CONTAINS InterPro DOMAIN/s: Proteasome, beta-type subunit, conserved site (InterPro:IPR016050), Peptidase T1A, proteasome beta-subunit (InterPro:IPR000243), Proteasome, subunit alpha/beta (InterPro:IPR001353); BEST Arabidopsis thaliana protein match is: N-terminal nucleophile aminohydrolases (Ntn hydrolases) superfamily protein (TAIR:AT3G27430.2); Has 6316 Blast hits to 6315 proteins in 595 species: Archae - 876; Bacteria - 488; Metazoa - 2055; Fungi - 1308; Plants - 688; Viruses - 0; Other Eukaryotes - 901 (source: NCBI BLink).): MSQSSVDIPPKGGFSFDLCKRNDMLTQKGLKAPSFLKTGTTIVGLIFKDGVILGADTRATEGPIVADKNCEKIHYMAPNIYCCGAGTAADTEAVTDMVSSQLRLHRYQTGRDSRVVTALTLLKKHLFSYQGHVSAALVLGGVDITGPHLHTIYPHGSTDTLPFATMGSGSLAAMSVFEAKYKEGLTRDEGIKLVAEAICSGIFNDLGSGSNVDICVITKGHKEYLRNYMEPNPRTYVSSKGYSFTKKTEVLLTKITPLLERVEIVEVAGEAMEE, from the exons ATGTCGCAGTCTTCCGTCGATATACCGCCAAAAGGTGGGTTTAGCTTCGATCTGTGCAAAAGGAATGATATGCTGACACAGAAGGGTCTTAAAGCGCCGTCGTTTCTCAAGACTGGAACGACTATCGTTGGATTGATATTTAAG GATGGTGTAATACTTGGGGCTGATACACGGGCAACTGAAGGGCCTATTGTGGCTGATAAGAACTGTGAGAAGATTCACTACATGGCACCAAACATTTACTGTTGTGGTGCAGGAACCGCTGCTGACACTGAAGCAGTAACTG ATATGGTCAGCTCACAGCTGCGGTTGCATAGATACCAGACTGGCCGAGATTCTCGAGTCGTTACTGCATTGACCCTTCTCAAAAAACatcttttcag CTACCAAGGCCATGTCTCAGCTGCTCTTGTGCTTGGTGGAGTTGATATTACCGGGCCTCATCTTCACACG ATATACCCACACGGTTCTACTGACACTCTACCATTTGCTACAATGGGTTCTGGTTCCCTTGCTGCCATGTCAGTGTTTGAAGCAAAGTATAAAGAAGGTCTAACT AGAGATGAAGGAATCAAGTTGGTTGCTGAAGCCATATGCTCTGGTATATTCAACGACCTTGGTAGTGGTAGCAATGTGGATATCTGTGTGATCACTAAG GGGCACAAGGAATACTTGAGGAATTACATGGAACCAAACCCAAGAACCTATGTTAGCAGCAAAGGCTATTCATTCACCAAGAAAACCG AGGTTCTACTCACCAAAATTACACCATTATTGGAGCGAGTCGAAATTGTAGAAGTGGCTGGTGAAGCTATGGAGGAATGA
- the PBB2 gene encoding 20S proteasome beta subunit PBB2 (20S proteasome beta subunit PBB2 (PBB2); FUNCTIONS IN: peptidase activity, endopeptidase activity, threonine-type endopeptidase activity; INVOLVED IN: ubiquitin-dependent protein catabolic process; LOCATED IN: proteasome core complex, proteasome complex; EXPRESSED IN: 22 plant structures; EXPRESSED DURING: 13 growth stages; CONTAINS InterPro DOMAIN/s: Peptidase T1A, proteasome beta-subunit (InterPro:IPR000243), Proteasome, subunit alpha/beta (InterPro:IPR001353); BEST Arabidopsis thaliana protein match is: N-terminal nucleophile aminohydrolases (Ntn hydrolases) superfamily protein (TAIR:AT3G27430.3).), whose protein sequence is MSQSSVDIPPKGGFSFDLCKRNDMLTQKGLKAPSFLKTGTTIDGVILGADTRATEGPIVADKNCEKIHYMAPNIYCCGAGTAADTEAVTDMVSSQLRLHRYQTGRDSRVVTALTLLKKHLFSYQGHVSAALVLGGVDITGPHLHTIYPHGSTDTLPFATMGSGSLAAMSVFEAKYKEGLTRDEGIKLVAEAICSGIFNDLGSGSNVDICVITKGHKEYLRNYMEPNPRTYVSSKGYSFTKKTEVLLTKITPLLERVEIVEVAGEAMEE, encoded by the exons ATGTCGCAGTCTTCCGTCGATATACCGCCAAAAGGTGGGTTTAGCTTCGATCTGTGCAAAAGGAATGATATGCTGACACAGAAGGGTCTTAAAGCGCCGTCGTTTCTCAAGACTGGAACGACTATC GATGGTGTAATACTTGGGGCTGATACACGGGCAACTGAAGGGCCTATTGTGGCTGATAAGAACTGTGAGAAGATTCACTACATGGCACCAAACATTTACTGTTGTGGTGCAGGAACCGCTGCTGACACTGAAGCAGTAACTG ATATGGTCAGCTCACAGCTGCGGTTGCATAGATACCAGACTGGCCGAGATTCTCGAGTCGTTACTGCATTGACCCTTCTCAAAAAACatcttttcag CTACCAAGGCCATGTCTCAGCTGCTCTTGTGCTTGGTGGAGTTGATATTACCGGGCCTCATCTTCACACG ATATACCCACACGGTTCTACTGACACTCTACCATTTGCTACAATGGGTTCTGGTTCCCTTGCTGCCATGTCAGTGTTTGAAGCAAAGTATAAAGAAGGTCTAACT AGAGATGAAGGAATCAAGTTGGTTGCTGAAGCCATATGCTCTGGTATATTCAACGACCTTGGTAGTGGTAGCAATGTGGATATCTGTGTGATCACTAAG GGGCACAAGGAATACTTGAGGAATTACATGGAACCAAACCCAAGAACCTATGTTAGCAGCAAAGGCTATTCATTCACCAAGAAAACCG AGGTTCTACTCACCAAAATTACACCATTATTGGAGCGAGTCGAAATTGTAGAAGTGGCTGGTGAAGCTATGGAGGAATGA